The sequence below is a genomic window from Pseudomonadota bacterium.
TTTTTCATCCGCACGGCCTTTGATCTGCAGGCTGTGTCCCTGGGTGCGTCCATTGCCTGCAGCGGCGTGTGCCTGACGGTCGTGGAGAAAAAGGGGGAGGTTTTTGCCGTGGATGTCTCCGCCGAGACCCTGTCAAAAACTACCGTGGGATCATGGGCGGCGGGAACGCCTGTGAATCTGGAGCGCAGCCTGAAGCTGGGGGACGAGCTGGGCGGCCATCTGGTCTATGGCCATGTGGACGGGGTGGGCGAGGTTGTATCTGTAAAGTCCGAAGGGGACAGCCAGCGGTGGACGTTCCGCATCCCGGAGCCGCTGGCCCGCTTTGTGGCCTCCAAGGGC
It includes:
- a CDS encoding riboflavin synthase, giving the protein MFTGIITDVGAVTAVERRGDVRFFIRTAFDLQAVSLGASIACSGVCLTVVEKKGEVFAVDVSAETLSKTTVGSWAAGTPVNLERSLKLGDELGGHLVYGHVDGVGEVVSVKSEGDSQRWTFRIPEPLARFVASKGSIALNGVSLTVNEVQGATFGVNLIPHTLTHTTFGTMKPGDPVNVEVDMLARYVARLNEVRG